The window AACTTCGCCTCCTTCACCTTCTTGTCCAGCTCGGCCTCGCCGGCGTACTTCGGATGAAATTGCTTGAGATAGTGCGCGGGGGCGAAGCCGCCCATGGCCTTGTACCCATTCCACTGGCCGGCGAGGTCCGTGGAGCCGGCCAGCATGTCAGGCAGCATGAAGTACGGCTCGGGGAACTTGAATCGCACCGTGAGGGTGTCGACCTTCTCGATCGTGCCCTGCTTGCCGTTGATGGCCATGGCTGCCGACGGCGTGGGGATGAGGTCCTTGTTCTTGTAGATGTCCTCGAACCAGAAGACGAAGTCGTCGGCGGTGAAGGGCTTGCCGTCACTCCACTTCATCCCGCGGCGCAGGTGCACGAGCCACGCGCGGCCGCCATCCTGCATCTCGAGGCCCTTGGCGAGGTTCGGCAGGGCCTTGTCGCCCGTGTAGTCCCAGAACATGAGATGGTCGGGTCCCGAGCAGCACCGGAAGCCGTTCCAATAATCCGCGGGACCCGTGAAGCCGGCCCGCCACGTCCCGCCGTACTTGCCTATGGATTGCAGCGGCTTGATGACGAGCGGGTCCTGTCCGATCCGCTCGGCGACGGGCGGAAGCTTGCCCGCCTTGACCAGCTCGGCGAGCTGGGGAGCCTCCTTGAAGGTCTTGGGCTGCTTCGCGGGGTCGGTGACGACCTCCGGCCCCTCCAGCTTGCCGATCAGGCCGCTCTTGCCCACCTGGGCAAGGGCCCCCGCGGCGACCACGGTGCTGAGCACCCCCACCACCAGGGCAATCGTCAGTCGGCTCCGGAGCCTGCGTGTCCTCGGCGTACGCCTATGCTCGATCATGACGCGTCCCCCCTTGAATGCTCGCCTCTATTGGATGCTCGCCTTTGCGCTGCTGCGTGCTCTGACCACGGCGCCCCTGCCCCGGCGAAGCCGGTCATGGCCCTCCTGCGGGCCTCATCGTGCCAGAGGATACTGCCCCGGCGCCCGCACGCCGTCAAGCGCCTCGCGGCCTAGGCGCGCAGTGCGCCTTGTCTCTCGACGGTCCGTCGTGTATGTTTCCGGCACCCTGCGCACGGATGCGCGGGTCTAACCTAATGGGGGTATGTCCATGAGCGACCAGCCCGTCTCCGGCCCACGTAGCAGGACTCTGAGCCGCCGTACCTTTCTCCGTGCCGCGGGCGTGGTGGGGGGAGCCTCCCTCGGCCCCGCCGTCCTCCGCCGCCGGGCCGAGGCCCAGGAGACGCCATCGCCCATCCGCCCTGATCCGGCGGCCAAGCGCGGCGGCACTCTCCGCTACGCCGTGCACAACGCCCCCGCCCACTTCGACGTGCACCAGTCCGGCACCGTCGCCAATATCGGCCCGCAGTCGCCCATGTACGACTGCCTCATCCGGCGGGACCCCCGCGACGGGCAGAGCATCATCCCCGACCTCGCCTGGAAATGGGACATCTCGCCGGACGGCAAGAAGTACACCTTCTATCTCCGCAAGGGCGTGAAGTTCCACGACGGCGCCGACTTCACAGCCGAGGACGTCAAGGCGACCTACGACCGCATCGTCCGTGCGCCCACGGGCGTGGTCATCCCGCGCTCGTCGCTCTTCACCACGGTGGGCGAGATCGTGATCGTCGACCCGCACAGGATCGAGTTCAGGCTGACAGAGGCCCGGCCGAAGGCCTTCATGCTGGGCTCCTTCGCGAGCGGGTGGAACATCATCGTCAGGAAGAAGACCCTCGAGGAGAACCAGGGCAACCTGCGCCAGGTCATGAACTTCCCGGGCACTGGGCCATTCAAGCACGTGTCGAGGAAGGACAAGGAAGTCTGGATCATGGAGCGCAATCCAAACTACTGGAACAAGGGGCTGCCCTACCTCGACAAGCTCGAGATCTACCACATGTTCCCGTTCTCGCCGGAGCTGGGCTCGTCCTTCCTCGCCGGCAAGATCGACTACGCGCGGCTTCTGGATCCGGTCTCCTGGCGCAAGGCCAAGGAGATGCCCAATGTCACCGCCGCCGCCTTCAACCAATCGGTCATCCAGGCTTTCTGGATGAACATGAAGAAGAAGCCCCTCGCCGACCCGCGGGTGCGACGGGCCATACACCTCGCGATGGACCGGCCCACCCTGGTCGAGGTGGTGAAGGATACGGCGCCCATGCAGCTGGGCGGCTTCGTCTACCCCTTCCACGGGATGTCGACGCCGAAGGCCGAGTTGGAGAAGCGCCTGGGGTACCAGAGGGACATCAAGCCCGCGGTGCAGGAGGCGCGCCGGCTCATGCAGGAGGCGGGCTACGGCCAGGGCATCAAGGGGCTCGACTTCGTCGTCCGCGACATCCAGACGTTCAAGCTCTGGGCCGTGGCCATCCAGGCCATGCTGAAGGAGCACATCAATATCGAGACCAATCTGCGTACAGTGCAGACTTCGGTGTGGTTCGACGAGGCGGCGGCCGGCAACTTCGACCTCGCCATCAGCGCCATCGTGTCGAGCCTGATGGACCCGTCCGACTACTTCACCGCCTGGTACGGTCAGAACGGCCCGCAGAACTACTCTGGGTGGTCCAATGAGCAGTTCCACGCCCTCGCCAAGCAGATCGAGCGCGAGCTCGACGACACGAAGCGCAAGGCCATGGTGCGCAAGGCGGAGGATATCCTGGAACAGGACCCGCCGCTCATCCCCATCGCCTACGAGCAGATCTACGATGCCTACTACAACAAGGTGAAGGGGCAGAACCCGTCGACGTTCTTCGGGATCTACGACGTGTGCCGCTGGGACAACGTCTGGCTGGCACAGAGCTAGGGGGCAGTGAGAAAGTATCTCGCTCGGCGGGCGCTGTTCGCCCTCGGAACCCTCGTCGGGGTGTCGCTCATCATCTTTGTCGTCCTGCGCATCCTGCCCGGCGACCCGCTGGTGGCCATCCTCGGCGTGGAGGGTCACGCGAGGATGACACCGGCGGACCGGGTGCGCATCATGCACGACCTCGGTTTGTCCGATCCGCTCCCCGTTCAGTACGTCCACTGGCTCCGGGACATCGCCACGGGGAAGCTCGGCAAGTCGTTCTTCCGCGGCGATACCGTCGCCGAGCTCATCCTCCATCGAGGGCCGATCAGCGCCGAGATCGGTTTCCTCGCGCTCGTCGTCTCGTGGCTCGTCGGCCTCCCCGTCGGCATCGTGAGCGCGATCAAGCCCAATAGCTGGGCCGACAACGTGGCCCGATCGCTCGCCATCTTGTTCATCGCCATCCCGGGCTTCTGGCTCAGCATGCTCATCGTGCTGGCGCTCTTATTCTGGTTCGGGTACAAGGCGCCTCTCATC is drawn from Candidatus Methylomirabilota bacterium and contains these coding sequences:
- a CDS encoding ABC transporter substrate-binding protein, producing the protein MSDQPVSGPRSRTLSRRTFLRAAGVVGGASLGPAVLRRRAEAQETPSPIRPDPAAKRGGTLRYAVHNAPAHFDVHQSGTVANIGPQSPMYDCLIRRDPRDGQSIIPDLAWKWDISPDGKKYTFYLRKGVKFHDGADFTAEDVKATYDRIVRAPTGVVIPRSSLFTTVGEIVIVDPHRIEFRLTEARPKAFMLGSFASGWNIIVRKKTLEENQGNLRQVMNFPGTGPFKHVSRKDKEVWIMERNPNYWNKGLPYLDKLEIYHMFPFSPELGSSFLAGKIDYARLLDPVSWRKAKEMPNVTAAAFNQSVIQAFWMNMKKKPLADPRVRRAIHLAMDRPTLVEVVKDTAPMQLGGFVYPFHGMSTPKAELEKRLGYQRDIKPAVQEARRLMQEAGYGQGIKGLDFVVRDIQTFKLWAVAIQAMLKEHINIETNLRTVQTSVWFDEAAAGNFDLAISAIVSSLMDPSDYFTAWYGQNGPQNYSGWSNEQFHALAKQIERELDDTKRKAMVRKAEDILEQDPPLIPIAYEQIYDAYYNKVKGQNPSTFFGIYDVCRWDNVWLAQS
- a CDS encoding ABC transporter permease, translated to MRKYLARRALFALGTLVGVSLIIFVVLRILPGDPLVAILGVEGHARMTPADRVRIMHDLGLSDPLPVQYVHWLRDIATGKLGKSFFRGDTVAELILHRGPISAEIGFLALVVSWLVGLPVGIVSAIKPNSWADNVARSLAILFIAIPGFWLSMLIVLALLFWFGYKAPLIIVHVWESPWENLQIVIGPAIVLGLAQGAYIARMSRSCLLEVIGEDYVRTARAKGAPERQVVLGHALPNALLPVITISGVLLGFVLGGSVAVEQAFGVPGLGRSLVTALIERDIIVVQNLVLLYAVIFVLVNFVVDLSYAWLDPRIRYA